The Mesotoga infera nucleotide sequence AGTAGTCGAACCTCCTCACTATCAAAAGCGTCTTCATACTCCGAGTAAATCACCAGGCTGCCTATTACCTTTTTATCGACCAAAAGAGGGATTGCAATCGAGGCTTTGAGTCCGTACTTCAAAACAGTGTCTTTCCAAGGCAGATAATCGGGGGAACGATCAATACTCCTGGTAATAATGGTCATTCCCGTCTTAATGGCTTTTCCTATGGCACTTCTGCTCAGTTCGCTTTCGTCCCAGGTAATTGCAACTTCAAATGGATAGTCCTTTGCCTTTCCGCTGACGGCAACAGGATCAAGAGTCTTTCCTCCAGGCCTCTTAAAGGCTACCCAGGCAAGCGGAAAATCCCCGATCTTGGCGACAATATCACAAAGTCCATTAAGAAGAGAGGCTTCTTCCTTTGCATGAACCAAGAATTCATTTGCCCTGAACATCAGTGTTAGCAGCTTGTTAAGCCTTTGAAGTCTGATTTCGGCCGCTCTGTGCTGTGTTTGATCCGTATGAATCCCGACCATTCGCAAGGGTTCCCCGGTCTTGTTCCTCGATACAACCTTTCCCCTTTCAAGAACCCAGACAGACGAGCCGTCCTTCCCAATAAGCCTGTACTCCAGCTGATAGTTGGGCGTCTTGCCTGTAAGACATTTCTCTAGAAGAGACTCTAGTTCAGCGAGATCTTCCGGATGAACTCTCTTCTTCCATTCCTCTACGCTGCTGGAGATCTCTTCGTCAGAATAGCCAAGCATTTCCTTCCATCTCCTGGAAAAGAGAACCTTGCCCGACTTAATATCCCAGTCCCATATGCCTTCGCCGGAAGCCTCTACTGCATTAGTGAGTTTCGAAAGGCTTTCTCTCAGTTCCTGCTGAACGATTACTCTCTCAAGAGTATAGGAGAGCCCGGCAGCGACTTCCGAAAGAAGCTTCTTCTCTTCTTTAAGAAAGGGATCTCTCCTTATGTCAATCTCTTCTGTTAGGGAGACGCTTATTGTGCCGATTTCTCTTCCGTTCACATCGATTCCCGCCGAGATCATTCTTTCATCAGACCATTGTTCATTGTATATATACTCGTTTCCCTCGATCTCTATTCTTACTGCTATCTGTTCGGGAAATGTAAATCCCTGTGGAAGCTGTTCCATTACAGGTTCAACCGCTTCGTCGACAGTCGAAGACTCATGAAGTGCACTGTATATTTTGTAGATGCAATCCAGTTCCTTCATCCGCTCCTGAAGAGCAAAAACTGATCTAGCCAGGTCGTCGCTGCCTTCTTCAATCGCCACTGTAATACCTCTCTGCTCTGTAATAGATAGAATGATTCTAGCATTAAAAATCGCATGAGCAATCCGATATTAGAACAATAGAAAGCCGTCCCCAGAGTCAATGGGACGGCAATGGCTCTTAGTTTTGTCCTTTCCTAAGTTAGAATACTGATCATTCAAATCGAGAGTAATTTATCGAGAGTTTAGGGCAACTCTCCTTGCATTTCAGACATACAAGGCATTCTGAGGAGTCAATCTTCATTCCATCCTCTTCAGTTTCAATTGCACTTACAGGGCAAACCCTTTGACAGATTCCACAGGAAACACATGATGTTTTTTCTACTCTCATCCCGAAGAGCGGACTTTTTGAGAACATTGATAGAAGTGTTCCGAAGGGACATATATATCTGTGCCAGAACTCCTCTTCGAATACCAGAGTAACCAAGACTGAGAAAGCGGTGATGTACAGAAGCAGGTTTATCCTTATCTTAAAGGCCTTAAATGCTACCATAAGAATGACGAAGAGCACCAGTATGGCCCACCTAAATATGTTTTTCTTGAATACTGCTGGTGTCTTCAGTCTCTTGATCCTCAGTCTCGAGTACAACCAGTTGATAGGTCTGAATAATGTCTCCATAGGACATACCCATCCACAATAGACTCTTCCCAGAAAAAGAGCTCCTAGGAGACCGATTCCGAATATCAGGAACCATCTTTGCAAATCCTTGTTACTCAACAAGAAAAAGAAGAGTGTAAGAAAAATTATCTCCACTATTACTCGGAGAGTTGCGGCTTTTTTGTTTGACATAGTTATCTCTCCCTTCAATCAGAGTCTATAGCATTGGAGCGTTCAAGTCCGTGACATTTATCACGAGTTTTTCTATGGACTAAGCTCTCGGCTATTTTTCTGGTATATTCTTCTCTATAGGCCTGAATACTGGTGGTGATTATTTGAAGAAGATCCAGGGAAGTGAATGGAAGAGACTCCTTCCTTTTCTGTACAAAAACAAGGAGTTCAACATGTTCATTATTGGAGATATCGAGAATACAAGTCCAGACTCAGAGCACTTGGAAATCTTTCTTGAAGGGAATTTCGAGTGCCCTGACGGGATACTGCTTCGTTACTACAAATTCTTCGTTCTTGCAGATACTTGTAGAATGAATTTCAAGGAAGCAGCCGAAATCATAAGGGGGTACGAAGAGGCAATGATGTTGAGTGGGACAGTTGGTGGGATAGATGCAATTTCCCCACATTTGGGTGGCTTGATCAAGGAAGAGGATATGCTACATTTTGCAGTTCTGAAAGAACCCAGTCTCATAGATCCAACACATAAGGTAAGAAGGGCAACGATGAAAGACGCCTTGAAACTCCTTGCTTTTGTTAGTTCGATAGAGGAGTTTCACGCGACCGAAGAGGAGTCTTTCATGGCCACACTGAGAGACGGAAGCACCCGAAGATATATAATTGAAGATAGGAGCGAAATCGTGGCTACGGCCGCCAGTACTTCAGAGAGTTCCGATATGGCAATGATAATTGGTGTTGCAACAAGAAAGGATTGTAGAGGACAGGGGTATGGCTCCGAAGTCGTTTCGAAACTGTGTGGAGATCTGATGGCGGAGGGAAGGACTCCGTGTCTGCTCTACGATAATCCTGCTGCAGGAAGAATCTATAATCGTCTTGGATTCAGGGAAATTGGAAAGTTAAAGACGTTACGATTCAAGAGACTATAGGTTCATCTAGAAATCGATTACGAGACCCACTTGACCCATCGGGACGAAGTTGGTTTCTGGAGATGTGATTCTCTGAACCATGTTCAAATTCAACCCTAGCTGAACTCCGGCCTTAAGTCCAGGTGATATGTTCCATTTCGTTTCCAAAAGCACACCCAGAACTGCTGCGAGACTAAACGATTCGGAAATGATCGCTCCCAGGCAACCTCTCATAAGCGCTGAGACTTCCATTCTGTCCTTATGGAGGATTATCAATGAATAACTGTATCCTCCTGTGAAAGAAAAAGACCAGGGGCCTGCCGGTCCGAATATCGTGATCGGCGGTATCGCTCCAAATCCAAAGCAAAGACCAGAATCCATCTCAAAGGACAGGCCGAGTATAGAGGGGCCTTCAATCCCCATCCTCAACGTGAGCCCCGGAAGTACCGAAAAGAAAAGGAGAACCGCAATAATTGAAGCGAGAACTTTCCTCATGATCCACCTCCCTTCTTCGGGAAGATTATATTCTTTTGTCTTTCATATACAGCAGCATCTTGTACACAGATGATCGGCAGGTTGATGATAAAATCTTACTAGCGATGAGGAGTGAGGTGTGTGTCAATGAAGCTTAGCAAGATGTCGGCTAAAGATGTTCTAAAGGCTTTCTTCGAAGGCTATAGAAGTCAGGATTTTGACTCGTTAAGAGCACTTTGCAGTAAGGAAATCACCTATATAAATCCTGAAGGACTTGTCAGCGTTGGCATCGACGAATTTCTTGATCTTCTGAAAAAGGAATTCGATTCATTTGGAGTTCTTTTCGAGCCTGTATCTTGGGAAGTTACCGTTGAAAAACCTTCACTCTGTTCTATTTCCTGGAAAAGGGGTATTAG carries:
- a CDS encoding 4Fe-4S binding protein — its product is MSNKKAATLRVIVEIIFLTLFFFLLSNKDLQRWFLIFGIGLLGALFLGRVYCGWVCPMETLFRPINWLYSRLRIKRLKTPAVFKKNIFRWAILVLFVILMVAFKAFKIRINLLLYITAFSVLVTLVFEEEFWHRYICPFGTLLSMFSKSPLFGMRVEKTSCVSCGICQRVCPVSAIETEEDGMKIDSSECLVCLKCKESCPKLSINYSRFE
- a CDS encoding GNAT family N-acetyltransferase, with protein sequence MKKIQGSEWKRLLPFLYKNKEFNMFIIGDIENTSPDSEHLEIFLEGNFECPDGILLRYYKFFVLADTCRMNFKEAAEIIRGYEEAMMLSGTVGGIDAISPHLGGLIKEEDMLHFAVLKEPSLIDPTHKVRRATMKDALKLLAFVSSIEEFHATEEESFMATLRDGSTRRYIIEDRSEIVATAASTSESSDMAMIIGVATRKDCRGQGYGSEVVSKLCGDLMAEGRTPCLLYDNPAAGRIYNRLGFREIGKLKTLRFKRL
- a CDS encoding DUF4440 domain-containing protein, which codes for MSAKDVLKAFFEGYRSQDFDSLRALCSKEITYINPEGLVSVGIDEFLDLLKKEFDSFGVLFEPVSWEVTVEKPSLCSISWKRGISFARKAALRRVEVFGSALLMKADGGWQLLHFQQAIAGSFAKLFRAKK